From Bacteroidales bacterium, one genomic window encodes:
- the gcvH gene encoding glycine cleavage system protein GcvH, which translates to MNIPTNLKYSNDHEWVKVDGNIATIGITDYAQSQLGDIVFLDIQTEGEDLKEGETFGNIEAVKTVAEAHMPISGKVTEVNPDLESAPESVNKDPYGAWLIKVEMSDPKELDKLMDAAAYEAICK; encoded by the coding sequence ATGAATATTCCTACAAACTTAAAGTATTCAAATGACCACGAGTGGGTCAAAGTAGATGGAAATATTGCAACCATCGGAATTACAGACTATGCACAAAGCCAGCTTGGAGATATAGTATTCCTTGATATTCAGACAGAAGGAGAAGACCTTAAAGAGGGTGAAACCTTTGGAAATATTGAGGCTGTAAAAACAGTAGCAGAGGCTCACATGCCTATAAGCGGAAAAGTTACTGAGGTTAATCCCGATTTGGAAAGTGCACCTGAGAGCGTAAACAAAGATCCTTACGGCGCATGGCTAATTAAGGTAGAAATGTCTGATCCTAAGGAGCTTGACAAGCTGATGGATGCAGCTGCTTACGAAGCTATCTGCAAATAA
- the menA gene encoding 1,4-dihydroxy-2-naphthoate octaprenyltransferase — MEPSSIKTNSLRAWILAARPKTLSGAAVPVIVAIAATIADYRIAISSGAAGSYGIATLLGAPRFFIPALLCLLYALVMQIDANFINDYYDFKKGSDTEERLGPKRACAQGWITQGAMKTGIIICTIIACAIGLPLVIYGGWWLIAVGVICVIFAILYTTKLSYKGMGDVLVIIFFGLVPVGFTYYVIAHNITLAVMMSGVAVGIVTDNLLMVNNYRDREQDAKSGKRTIVVKYGAQTGEDYYLLNGVMAVVLCFVCLITKYPWAAALPIIYLIPHILTWRKMKTINHGKELNSVLGLTARNILIFGLLLALGFML, encoded by the coding sequence ATGGAACCTTCTTCCATTAAAACTAATTCGCTTAGAGCGTGGATATTGGCGGCACGGCCAAAGACTTTGTCCGGTGCTGCGGTACCGGTGATTGTTGCCATTGCAGCAACTATTGCCGATTACCGCATTGCTATATCTTCTGGTGCTGCAGGCAGTTACGGAATTGCAACTTTGCTTGGCGCTCCCAGATTTTTTATCCCCGCGCTTTTGTGTCTTCTGTATGCGCTTGTCATGCAAATAGATGCAAATTTCATAAATGATTATTATGATTTTAAAAAGGGCTCTGATACTGAAGAACGGCTGGGTCCAAAACGTGCATGCGCCCAGGGATGGATAACCCAGGGAGCAATGAAAACTGGTATAATTATCTGTACAATAATTGCTTGCGCAATAGGACTTCCGCTTGTAATTTACGGCGGATGGTGGCTAATAGCAGTAGGGGTGATTTGTGTAATCTTTGCAATTCTTTATACCACAAAACTTTCCTATAAGGGAATGGGGGATGTTCTGGTAATAATTTTCTTTGGACTGGTTCCTGTTGGATTCACATATTATGTTATAGCACACAATATTACGTTGGCCGTTATGATGTCCGGCGTGGCGGTAGGGATAGTGACGGATAATCTTTTAATGGTAAATAACTATCGGGACAGAGAACAAGATGCAAAAAGCGGAAAGCGCACAATTGTAGTTAAATACGGCGCTCAGACGGGAGAAGATTACTATCTGCTGAATGGCGTCATGGCTGTTGTATTGTGCTTTGTGTGCCTTATTACCAAATATCCATGGGCGGCAGCGCTTCCAATAATTTATCTGATTCCACATATTCTTACATGGCGGAAAATGAAAACAATAAATCACGGAAAAGAACTTAACTCCGTTCTTGGTCTGACCGCCCGCAATATTTTAATCTTTGGACTTTTGCTTGCTCTTGGTTTTATGCTATAG
- the ruvA gene encoding Holliday junction branch migration protein RuvA, which produces MYDYIKGQLTEVTPTQAIVETGGIGYKLEISLQTFTDIQSLKEVKLFIYYHVKEDIAMWYGFYTKAERDMFMKLINVNGIGPNTARMMLSSLSSDELKNAIISGDVNKIKSIKGIGLKTAQRVIIDLKDKIVKGGDTSMDSLIAGGAPKTQAAQEALSALVMLGFNKAAAEKVINEIVKDNPQYTLEELVKHSLKRL; this is translated from the coding sequence ATGTATGATTATATAAAAGGGCAGCTTACGGAAGTAACTCCCACACAGGCAATTGTAGAGACAGGCGGAATAGGGTACAAGCTGGAAATTTCTCTGCAGACTTTTACAGATATCCAAAGTTTGAAGGAGGTAAAACTCTTTATCTACTACCATGTTAAAGAGGATATTGCAATGTGGTACGGCTTCTACACAAAAGCAGAGCGCGATATGTTTATGAAGCTCATAAACGTCAATGGCATAGGCCCTAACACCGCCAGGATGATGCTGTCATCTTTAAGTTCAGATGAACTGAAGAATGCAATCATAAGCGGAGATGTTAATAAAATAAAGAGCATCAAGGGAATAGGGCTTAAGACAGCTCAAAGAGTCATAATAGATTTGAAAGATAAGATTGTCAAAGGCGGCGATACTTCAATGGACTCTTTGATAGCCGGCGGCGCACCAAAAACACAGGCAGCCCAGGAGGCTCTTTCCGCCCTTGTTATGCTTGGCTTTAACAAAGCCGCTGCTGAAAAAGTCATCAATGAAATTGTCAAAGACAATCCGCAATACACTCTGGAAGAGCTTGTGAAACATTCACTTAAAAGACTATAA
- a CDS encoding aminotransferase class V-fold PLP-dependent enzyme, with the protein MNGQPLIYLDNAATSQKPVEVLELLDKMNAKVNANVHRAMYQLSDEATGLYEGGA; encoded by the coding sequence ATGAACGGGCAGCCGCTGATTTATTTGGATAATGCCGCTACTTCTCAGAAGCCGGTGGAGGTTCTGGAATTGCTGGACAAAATGAATGCAAAAGTAAATGCAAACGTGCATCGTGCTATGTATCAGCTATCTGATGAGGCAACAGGACTTTATGAAGGGGGCGCGTGA
- a CDS encoding cysteine desulfurase, whose translation MRQQDFMKGARERVRQFINAPDRENIIYTSGTTASINLVATSFCQKYLMKGDVIVITADSHHSNIVPWQLAAERIGAEIRILPIDGRGALRIDQLDKMLDDKVRIVAATHISNVLGLVNPVEKIIQIAHSHNIPVLIDGAQGIVHAHVDVQKMDCDFYAFSAHKIYGATGVGILYGKSHYLNEMPPYMGGGDMVGTVTYQKTSYAPLPLKFEAGTPNFIGASTLKPALDFAASVREGEVGEAVKASEQEIIKYMLNALPNEVGDVEVYGLPEGKVSSQASDDTGDKIPLFSFNIKGCNAGDVAQLLDKMGVAVRTGLMCAEPLLNSLGVTSVIRASFAPYNTLEEAKKFIECVKRAKKMLM comes from the coding sequence ATGAGGCAACAGGACTTTATGAAGGGGGCGCGTGAGAGGGTAAGGCAATTTATTAATGCTCCCGACAGGGAAAATATTATTTATACATCCGGCACTACGGCTTCTATTAATCTTGTTGCTACAAGTTTTTGCCAGAAGTATTTGATGAAGGGAGATGTGATTGTAATTACTGCAGATTCTCATCACTCTAACATTGTTCCGTGGCAGCTGGCTGCTGAGAGGATAGGGGCGGAAATCAGAATTCTTCCTATTGATGGCAGAGGGGCTCTTAGAATTGACCAGCTGGATAAGATGTTGGATGATAAAGTAAGGATTGTTGCCGCAACTCACATTTCCAATGTTCTTGGTCTTGTGAATCCCGTGGAGAAAATCATACAAATAGCTCATAGTCATAATATTCCAGTATTAATAGATGGAGCGCAGGGAATAGTTCATGCCCATGTTGACGTGCAAAAAATGGATTGTGATTTTTATGCTTTCTCTGCTCATAAAATTTATGGCGCAACCGGAGTTGGAATTTTATACGGCAAGAGCCATTATTTGAATGAGATGCCACCGTATATGGGAGGAGGTGACATGGTTGGAACGGTCACATATCAGAAAACTTCTTATGCCCCGCTGCCTCTGAAGTTTGAGGCGGGCACGCCAAATTTTATTGGCGCATCTACATTAAAACCGGCATTGGATTTTGCCGCCTCTGTTAGAGAGGGTGAAGTTGGAGAAGCCGTGAAAGCGTCTGAACAAGAGATAATTAAATATATGCTTAATGCGCTTCCAAATGAAGTAGGGGATGTGGAAGTTTATGGATTGCCGGAGGGGAAAGTTTCTTCTCAGGCGTCAGATGATACGGGAGATAAAATTCCTTTGTTCTCTTTTAATATCAAGGGATGCAATGCCGGAGATGTAGCGCAATTGCTTGATAAGATGGGCGTTGCGGTAAGGACTGGCTTGATGTGTGCGGAGCCGCTGTTAAATTCACTTGGAGTTACAAGTGTCATAAGAGCCTCATTTGCACCGTATAATACGCTTGAAGAGGCAAAGAAATTTATTGAATGTGTTAAGAGAGCAAAGAAAATGTTGATGTAA
- a CDS encoding SufE family protein, producing the protein MTINEIQNQIIEEFSIFTDWMDKYQYIIDLGKNLPIIDEADKKDENLIKGCQSRVWLICSEKDGKLFFRADSDAIITKGIISLLVRVYDGQSPKDILDSDLHFIDAIGLKANLSPTRANGLVSMIKQIKIYALAFAEKDAK; encoded by the coding sequence ATGACAATTAATGAAATACAGAATCAAATAATTGAAGAGTTCTCAATCTTTACTGACTGGATGGACAAGTACCAGTACATTATTGACTTGGGAAAGAATCTTCCAATTATTGATGAGGCGGATAAAAAAGATGAGAATCTGATTAAGGGATGTCAGAGCAGAGTGTGGCTGATTTGCAGTGAAAAGGATGGAAAATTGTTTTTTAGAGCAGACAGCGATGCTATAATCACAAAAGGTATAATATCCTTATTGGTAAGGGTTTATGATGGGCAATCTCCTAAAGATATTTTAGATTCTGATTTGCATTTTATAGATGCGATAGGGCTTAAGGCAAATCTTTCTCCTACCAGGGCGAACGGTTTGGTTTCTATGATTAAGCAGATTAAAATTTATGCGCTGGCGTTTGCAGAGAAGGATGCAAAATAA
- a CDS encoding iron-sulfur cluster assembly protein, whose translation MAIESDVVRAIRQVYDPEISVNIYDLGLIYELKVEEGGKVYIKMTMTSPTCPLADDLVRDVNEAVKDVPGVTDVKIELVFEPAWDESRMSEAAKLELGLL comes from the coding sequence ATGGCAATAGAGAGTGATGTAGTTAGGGCGATAAGACAGGTGTATGATCCGGAAATTTCCGTGAACATTTATGACCTTGGACTTATCTATGAGCTTAAGGTTGAGGAGGGTGGAAAGGTGTATATTAAGATGACAATGACTTCTCCAACCTGTCCTTTGGCAGATGATTTGGTTAGGGATGTGAATGAAGCGGTCAAAGATGTGCCGGGAGTTACGGATGTTAAAATTGAGCTTGTTTTTGAGCCGGCCTGGGATGAGAGCAGAATGAGCGAGGCGGCAAAACTGGAACTGGGACTTCTGTAA
- a CDS encoding 2-amino-4-hydroxy-6-hydroxymethyldihydropteridine diphosphokinase, with protein sequence MQKLYRVYLLLGSNIGDKKGIIEKADKLLIDKLLPDYLDVTDLSEAVRTSSISETEPWGIFEKKTDETGNIIPTEKFMNQAFMCLTYKEPQEVLDICLETEKELGRTRKEEKQPKDLNKRKYLSRTIDIDILKIFAESSHGNNNTVCAELQINTENLTVPHARLKERPFAQKLLKEIL encoded by the coding sequence ATGCAAAAACTGTATAGGGTCTATTTGTTGCTTGGGAGCAACATCGGGGATAAAAAAGGTATTATTGAGAAAGCTGATAAACTTTTGATTGATAAACTTTTACCAGATTATTTGGATGTAACGGATTTAAGTGAAGCGGTGCGGACATCTTCCATATCTGAGACTGAGCCGTGGGGAATTTTTGAGAAAAAGACAGATGAAACCGGAAATATAATCCCGACAGAGAAATTTATGAATCAGGCCTTTATGTGCTTGACCTATAAGGAGCCGCAAGAGGTTTTGGATATTTGCCTGGAGACTGAAAAAGAATTGGGCAGGACAAGAAAGGAAGAGAAGCAGCCAAAGGATTTAAACAAAAGGAAATATCTGTCGCGAACTATAGACATAGATATTTTAAAAATTTTTGCAGAAAGCAGTCATGGAAACAATAATACGGTATGTGCTGAATTGCAGATAAATACAGAGAACTTGACGGTGCCTCATGCAAGATTAAAAGAGCGGCCGTTTGCCCAGAAATTGCTTAAGGAAATTTTATAA
- a CDS encoding DNA alkylation repair protein, with amino-acid sequence MLGIRIPAIRTLAKKLVQEDWQKILEAETAEATFLEEKLLTGILIGSAKMPLNERFKWYKKFIPMIDNWAVNDVACSTTKWVQKLTAADKESVWNFLQPYLKSTKEFYCRFAVIMLMVNFLDDQYVDNVLSACRTVGGKKGQFYSKEKSTSGNSKTKLQEGFKTPFYVEMGVAWCLATAAAKYPEKTINFLKNNELSGRIKKMTAQKSRDSFRITKENKIKISELSH; translated from the coding sequence GTGCTGGGAATAAGGATTCCTGCCATCAGAACTCTTGCAAAAAAGCTCGTCCAGGAAGATTGGCAAAAAATTCTGGAAGCAGAAACCGCAGAGGCAACTTTTCTGGAGGAAAAATTACTCACAGGCATTTTGATTGGTTCTGCTAAAATGCCTTTAAATGAGAGATTTAAGTGGTATAAGAAATTTATCCCAATGATTGATAATTGGGCAGTCAATGATGTTGCCTGCAGCACCACAAAATGGGTTCAAAAACTAACTGCAGCTGACAAAGAATCTGTATGGAATTTTCTGCAACCCTATCTGAAATCCACAAAAGAATTTTATTGCAGATTTGCCGTAATAATGCTGATGGTCAATTTTTTAGATGACCAATATGTTGATAATGTTTTATCAGCATGCAGAACTGTTGGCGGCAAAAAAGGACAATTTTATTCAAAAGAAAAATCAACATCGGGCAACTCCAAAACAAAATTGCAAGAAGGTTTTAAAACTCCTTTTTATGTAGAAATGGGAGTTGCATGGTGCCTTGCAACCGCTGCTGCAAAATATCCTGAAAAGACAATTAACTTCCTAAAAAACAATGAACTGTCGGGAAGAATAAAAAAAATGACAGCTCAAAAATCCAGAGATTCTTTTAGAATAACTAAAGAGAATAAAATCAAGATTTCCGAGCTGTCACATTAA
- a CDS encoding iron-containing alcohol dehydrogenase yields MSNFDMYVPTRLVFGQGQLNNLHTLPLPGKKALIVISNGKSTRANGYLDRTQEQLKMAGVEYVVFDKVEPNPLKATVEAGGKMARENKCDFILPLGGGSCMDAAKGIATMATNDGDLWDYIALGTGKGKPIINPLPIVAISTTAGTGSETDNGAVITNPDTKEKTALFGVNLFPVLAIVDPELMASVPPKFTAYQGFDAIFHSLEGYVSKCANLMSDMYAHTAIYNVSHYLPRAVKNGKDMEAREKVAFANSLSGTVMCVGTCTAEHSLEHALSAYHQELPHGAGLIMISKAYYSCLIRKHSCDDRFVQMAKIMGMENASKPEDFITMLAKLQEDCGVADLKMSDYGIKESEFEGMVKNAKSCMSMLFDCERLPLTDEDCLRIYRESYK; encoded by the coding sequence ATGAGCAATTTTGATATGTATGTTCCTACCAGGCTGGTGTTTGGACAAGGACAGTTGAATAATCTTCACACACTTCCGCTTCCCGGAAAGAAAGCGTTGATAGTTATTTCCAATGGTAAATCTACAAGAGCAAACGGTTATTTGGACAGAACTCAGGAACAGCTTAAAATGGCTGGTGTTGAGTATGTTGTATTTGATAAAGTTGAGCCTAATCCTTTAAAGGCAACCGTTGAGGCAGGCGGAAAAATGGCGCGTGAAAACAAATGTGATTTTATTCTGCCGCTTGGCGGAGGGAGTTGCATGGATGCTGCAAAAGGCATTGCTACAATGGCTACAAATGACGGTGATTTGTGGGATTATATTGCGCTTGGAACGGGCAAGGGAAAACCAATTATTAATCCGCTCCCGATAGTTGCTATTTCTACAACAGCCGGAACAGGCTCAGAGACAGATAATGGAGCAGTTATTACTAATCCGGATACAAAAGAGAAGACCGCTCTTTTTGGCGTGAATTTGTTTCCGGTTCTTGCTATTGTTGACCCTGAACTTATGGCATCTGTTCCTCCAAAATTCACAGCATATCAAGGCTTTGACGCAATCTTCCACAGTCTTGAGGGATATGTTTCCAAGTGTGCAAATTTGATGAGTGATATGTATGCTCATACCGCAATTTACAATGTGTCTCATTATCTGCCGCGTGCCGTAAAGAACGGGAAGGATATGGAGGCAAGGGAAAAAGTTGCCTTTGCAAATTCTCTTTCCGGAACTGTTATGTGTGTTGGAACTTGTACTGCGGAGCACTCTTTGGAGCATGCGTTATCTGCTTATCATCAGGAACTTCCACATGGGGCAGGCTTGATTATGATAAGCAAGGCTTATTATTCTTGTCTGATTAGAAAACACTCTTGTGATGATAGATTTGTTCAGATGGCTAAGATTATGGGAATGGAGAATGCCTCTAAGCCTGAGGATTTTATAACAATGCTTGCAAAGCTTCAGGAGGATTGCGGCGTTGCAGATTTAAAGATGTCTGATTACGGAATTAAGGAGTCTGAATTTGAGGGGATGGTTAAGAATGCAAAAAGCTGCATGAGCATGTTGTTTGATTGTGAGAGACTTCCATTAACAGATGAAGATTGCTTGAGAATCTATCGTGAGTCTTACAAATAA
- a CDS encoding 4Fe-4S dicluster domain-containing protein: MFRKVRIILAAIFFIAITLLFLGICGGYAKWLSWVPKMQFLPAVLSLNIIVVAALIILTLIIGRIYCSVICPLGVMQDVISWISGKRKGKKNRFTYSPAISWLRYVVLGLFILAIVFGIHSFVALLAPYSSYGRIASNLFAPAVQLGHYHILSYYVFGVAVITLVVIFILAWRNGRTYCNTICPVGTVLGFFSRFAMFRPMIDNSKCVGCKLCGRRCKASCINYDNHKIDYSRCVSCGDCIGNCNQGAIHYHFMWKGRQQQDAAEAKKVVADADKKSDAPAQQTVGTQNFTRRNFLTATAMLATTAALAKDKCVTKVMGEPDKVSRETPILPPGAMSAENMADHCTGCQLCIANCPGHVLHPSMGLMTFMQPTVSYEKGFCQPDCDKCSNLCPAGAIKPIKAETKFKVHIGHAVWQGFNCLVLNKNVACGVCWQNCPYGAITMLPLDETNPDSLQYPSVDDSICVGCGACEKACPARPAKAIYVEGYDKQVFDK, encoded by the coding sequence ATGTTTAGAAAAGTTAGAATTATTTTGGCGGCGATTTTCTTTATTGCCATAACACTTTTATTTTTAGGAATTTGCGGCGGCTATGCAAAATGGCTTTCATGGGTGCCAAAGATGCAATTTCTGCCTGCGGTTCTTTCACTAAATATAATAGTTGTTGCAGCGCTGATAATTTTAACTTTAATAATTGGCAGAATTTATTGTTCCGTTATTTGCCCTCTTGGCGTTATGCAAGATGTAATATCCTGGATTTCAGGCAAACGCAAAGGGAAGAAAAACAGGTTTACTTATTCTCCTGCAATTTCATGGCTGAGGTATGTGGTACTTGGACTTTTTATACTCGCGATAGTTTTTGGAATTCATTCTTTTGTTGCGCTGCTTGCGCCGTATAGTTCTTATGGAAGAATTGCGTCTAATTTATTTGCTCCGGCAGTACAATTGGGACACTATCATATTTTAAGTTACTATGTTTTTGGAGTAGCAGTTATTACTCTTGTTGTAATTTTTATTCTTGCATGGAGGAACGGCAGAACCTATTGTAATACAATATGTCCCGTTGGAACAGTACTTGGATTTTTCTCCAGGTTTGCAATGTTCCGTCCAATGATTGATAATTCCAAATGTGTGGGCTGCAAGCTTTGCGGCCGCAGATGCAAAGCATCTTGTATAAATTATGATAATCATAAAATAGATTATAGCAGATGTGTCTCTTGCGGAGATTGCATTGGTAATTGCAATCAGGGTGCAATTCATTATCATTTTATGTGGAAAGGCAGGCAGCAGCAGGATGCGGCTGAGGCAAAAAAAGTGGTTGCTGATGCAGATAAAAAATCAGATGCTCCTGCACAACAAACTGTCGGGACACAAAATTTTACACGCCGCAACTTTCTGACAGCCACTGCAATGCTGGCGACAACCGCTGCTTTGGCAAAAGATAAATGTGTGACAAAAGTAATGGGCGAGCCTGATAAAGTTTCCAGGGAAACACCAATTCTTCCTCCAGGAGCGATGAGTGCGGAAAACATGGCTGACCATTGTACCGGCTGTCAGCTTTGTATTGCAAATTGTCCCGGTCATGTGCTGCATCCTTCAATGGGTCTGATGACTTTTATGCAGCCAACCGTCTCTTATGAAAAAGGTTTTTGCCAGCCAGATTGTGACAAGTGTTCTAATCTGTGTCCTGCCGGTGCTATAAAGCCAATCAAGGCAGAAACAAAATTTAAAGTTCATATTGGCCATGCTGTTTGGCAAGGCTTTAACTGTCTGGTTTTGAATAAGAACGTGGCATGCGGAGTTTGCTGGCAAAATTGTCCTTATGGTGCAATTACCATGCTGCCGCTGGATGAGACTAATCCCGATAGTTTGCAATATCCATCTGTAGATGACAGCATCTGCGTGGGTTGCGGCGCCTGTGAAAAAGCTTGCCCTGCCCGTCCGGCCAAGGCAATCTATGTAGAAGGTTACGACAAACAGGTTTTTGATAAATAA
- a CDS encoding MBL fold metallo-hydrolase: MRVKIYRGSHEIGGSCIEVTTSTNRIILDAGMPLNYDELNDTEQKNIDDEAERWCEGADAIFISHYHADHTGLLKHIDKNIPVYLSEGTLAAVSVPRKHLSERLRLNNNFITFKSYDKSNPDRSVTVGSIKVTPYTVDHSAFDACALLVEADGKQLLYSGDIRISGRKRGLYKCLPKNVDCLLLEGTNIRKEEDHSVKTCDVGDLHFAKCVRRYYFENEVESELCNLFSGSNKLHYIWASALDIDRIVTIYQACVKTQKTLYIDLYTAAVLRDINEVRNTIPSAETHQKINVYIPKSYRHPNNHKVEELRQNDAKYFSDKGKVVKKDVITQDSGSSVVLVRPRLLRDILKPLKVRDVDFIWSVWLGYRNKNKELVKWLNDNQIPLYFAHTSGHADVESLQKIVKSVSPKAIIPVHTEAPEKFEEVFKGYKILQGADSYDV; encoded by the coding sequence ATGAGGGTAAAAATTTATAGAGGTTCGCATGAGATTGGCGGCAGTTGCATAGAAGTTACAACCTCTACAAATAGAATCATTCTGGATGCTGGAATGCCTCTTAATTATGATGAATTAAATGATACTGAACAGAAAAACATTGACGATGAGGCAGAACGGTGGTGTGAAGGAGCAGATGCAATTTTTATCAGCCATTATCACGCAGACCATACTGGACTGTTGAAACATATTGACAAAAATATTCCGGTGTATCTATCTGAAGGAACATTAGCTGCTGTGTCCGTTCCCAGAAAACATTTGAGCGAAAGACTGCGATTGAATAATAATTTTATCACTTTTAAATCGTATGACAAAAGTAATCCCGACAGATCTGTTACGGTTGGTTCTATTAAGGTAACTCCTTATACAGTAGATCATTCAGCATTTGATGCATGTGCTCTATTAGTTGAGGCGGATGGCAAACAACTGTTATATAGCGGAGATATTAGAATCAGCGGCAGAAAAAGAGGGCTTTACAAATGTCTTCCAAAAAATGTTGATTGTCTGTTGCTTGAAGGAACAAATATTAGAAAAGAAGAAGATCATTCTGTTAAAACGTGTGATGTTGGGGATTTACATTTTGCTAAATGTGTAAGGAGGTATTATTTTGAGAATGAGGTAGAAAGTGAGTTGTGTAATTTGTTTTCCGGCAGTAATAAGCTGCATTATATTTGGGCCTCTGCATTGGACATTGACAGGATTGTTACCATTTACCAAGCATGTGTTAAGACTCAAAAAACATTATATATTGATTTATATACGGCAGCAGTCCTAAGAGATATTAATGAAGTAAGAAATACTATTCCCTCCGCAGAGACGCATCAAAAAATAAATGTCTATATACCTAAGAGTTATAGGCACCCGAATAATCATAAAGTGGAAGAGTTGAGACAGAATGATGCAAAGTATTTTAGCGACAAAGGTAAAGTGGTAAAGAAGGATGTAATAACGCAGGATTCTGGTTCATCTGTGGTGCTTGTACGTCCTAGGTTGTTGAGAGATATTTTAAAGCCGCTTAAGGTGAGAGATGTGGATTTTATCTGGTCTGTTTGGCTTGGCTATCGTAATAAAAATAAAGAACTTGTCAAATGGTTAAATGATAATCAGATTCCATTGTATTTTGCTCATACTAGCGGACATGCTGATGTTGAATCTTTGCAAAAGATTGTGAAAAGCGTTAGCCCAAAGGCGATTATCCCTGTACATACAGAAGCGCCGGAGAAATTTGAAGAAGTGTTTAAGGGGTATAAGATTTTACAAGGGGCGGATAGTTACGATGTCTGA
- the floA gene encoding flotillin-like protein FloA (flotillin-like protein involved in membrane lipid rafts) translates to MGPATMIIWIMVAFVALLILLWFFPITLWFQALISGVKISLLQLVLMRWRKVPPGTIVMAMITGTKAGLHLDANQLEAHYLAKGNVPNVVNALISADKANISLDFNMAAAIDLAGRDVFEAVQMSVNPKVINTPPVTAVAKDGIQLITKARVTVRANIKQLVGGAGEETVLARVGEGIISSVGAADSHKKVLEHPDSISKVVLGKGLDAGTAFEILSIDIADIDIGRNIGAILQIDQANADKNIAQARAEEKRAMAVALEQEMKAKAQEARAKVIEAEAQIPMAIAEAFQKGHIGVMDYYRLKNIQADTDMRENISK, encoded by the coding sequence ATGGGTCCTGCTACAATGATTATTTGGATAATGGTTGCTTTTGTTGCACTCCTTATCCTGTTATGGTTTTTCCCTATCACACTTTGGTTCCAGGCCTTAATTTCCGGTGTGAAAATATCTCTGCTTCAGCTGGTTCTGATGCGCTGGAGAAAAGTTCCTCCCGGAACAATTGTAATGGCAATGATTACCGGAACAAAGGCGGGATTGCATTTGGATGCCAATCAGCTGGAAGCTCACTATCTTGCAAAGGGAAATGTTCCTAATGTTGTAAACGCTTTAATATCAGCAGATAAAGCAAACATTTCATTGGACTTCAATATGGCTGCTGCAATTGACCTTGCAGGACGTGATGTTTTTGAAGCTGTGCAAATGTCTGTAAATCCTAAAGTTATAAATACACCTCCTGTAACGGCAGTTGCAAAAGATGGTATTCAGCTGATTACCAAAGCAAGAGTAACCGTACGCGCTAATATCAAACAATTGGTTGGAGGCGCAGGAGAAGAGACGGTGCTTGCCAGAGTTGGAGAGGGAATCATCTCTTCAGTAGGTGCTGCAGACAGTCATAAAAAAGTTCTTGAGCATCCCGACAGTATTTCCAAAGTCGTTCTAGGTAAGGGACTTGACGCAGGAACAGCATTTGAAATTTTATCCATTGATATTGCAGACATAGACATTGGAAGAAATATCGGCGCCATCCTTCAGATAGACCAGGCAAATGCAGATAAGAACATTGCACAGGCCAGAGCTGAGGAGAAACGCGCAATGGCGGTAGCTCTAGAACAGGAGATGAAAGCGAAGGCTCAGGAGGCGCGCGCCAAAGTCATTGAGGCTGAGGCACAAATCCCAATGGCCATTGCAGAAGCATTCCAAAAAGGTCACATTGGAGTAATGGATTACTATCGTCTGAAAAACATTCAGGCAGATACAGATATGAGAGAAAACATTTCAAAGTAA